The following proteins are co-located in the Rhodococcus opacus B4 genome:
- a CDS encoding (2Fe-2S)-binding protein: protein MQVNMTVNGEAVTAEVEPRMLLVHFLRDQLGLTGTHWGCDTSNCGTCVVTVDGDPVKSCTMLAAMAGGHDVRTVEGLERDGELDPVQQGFMQCHGLQCGFCTPGMMMTARALLDRVDSPDEATIREAISGQICRCTGYTTIVRSIQWAADHRAGEAAEPEPAGDFDADVQEDETRGAEGTPKTVEEHVGSAS, encoded by the coding sequence ATGCAGGTGAACATGACCGTCAACGGTGAAGCAGTGACCGCCGAGGTGGAACCGCGCATGCTGCTGGTCCACTTCCTGCGCGACCAACTGGGCCTGACCGGGACCCACTGGGGCTGCGACACCAGCAACTGCGGCACGTGCGTCGTCACCGTGGACGGCGACCCGGTGAAGTCGTGCACGATGCTCGCCGCGATGGCCGGCGGGCACGACGTCCGCACCGTCGAGGGCCTCGAGCGCGACGGCGAACTCGATCCCGTCCAGCAGGGCTTCATGCAGTGTCACGGACTGCAGTGCGGGTTCTGCACGCCCGGCATGATGATGACGGCCCGGGCCCTGCTCGACCGCGTCGACAGCCCGGACGAGGCCACCATCCGGGAGGCGATCTCCGGGCAGATCTGCCGCTGCACCGGGTACACCACGATCGTGCGCTCGATCCAGTGGGCGGCGGATCACCGGGCCGGCGAAGCCGCCGAGCCCGAACCGGCAGGCGACTTCGACGCGGATGTCCAGGAGGACGAGACGCGGGGCGCCGAGGGCACGCCGAAGACAGTCGAAGAGCACGTGGGAAGTGCGTCATGA
- a CDS encoding aerobic carbon-monoxide dehydrogenase large subunit, with protein sequence MTTVESRPPSGDAVVDNDKKPCGHGRMLRKEDPRFIRGLGNYVDDITLPGMLHLAILRSPVAHARIVSIDTTAAQELPKVTAVVTGADLAAKNLAWMPTLSNDVQAVLATDKVRFQGQEVAFVIAEDRYSARDALELIDVEYDMLDPVVDARAALAPDAPVIRDDLDGKTDNHCFDWETGDAAATEAVFAKADVVVKQEIVYPRVHPAPMETCGAIADIDRVSGKLTLYTTSQAPHAHRTVYALVSGIPEHKIRVVSPDIGGGFGNKVPIYPGYVCAIVASLVTGKPVKWMEDRSENLMSTGFARDYIMVGEIAATAEGKMLAIRTKVLADHGAFNGTAAPVKYPAGFFGVFTGSYDIEAAHCAMTAVYTNKAPGGVAYACSFRITEAVYLVERLVDCLAFDLKMDPAELRLKNLLRPEQFPYTSKTGWVYDSGDYETTMRKAMDMIGYDHLREEQKERRDRGELMGIGMAFFTEAVGAGPRKDMDILGLGMADGCELRVHPTGKAVVRLSVQTQGQGHETTFAQIVAEELGIPPDDIDVVHGDTDNTPFGLGTYGSRSTPVSGAAAALVARKVRDKAKIIASGMLEASVADLEWEKGEFHVKGDPSAKVTIQDIAMRAHGAGDLPEGIEGGLEAQICYNPENLTYPYGAYFCVVDVDPGTAVVKVRRFLAVDDCGTRINPMIIEGQVHGGIVDGIGMALMEIIEFDEDGNCLGGSLMDYLIPTALEVPKLETGFTVTPSPHHPIGAKGIGESATVGSPAAVVNAVVDALAPFGVRHADMPLTPSRVWEAMQGRATPPI encoded by the coding sequence ATGACCACCGTCGAATCGCGTCCGCCCTCGGGCGACGCCGTCGTGGACAACGACAAGAAACCGTGCGGCCACGGCCGCATGCTCCGCAAGGAGGATCCCCGCTTCATCCGGGGACTCGGCAATTACGTCGACGACATCACCCTCCCCGGCATGCTGCACCTGGCGATCCTGCGGTCGCCGGTCGCGCACGCGCGGATCGTGAGCATCGATACCACCGCGGCGCAGGAACTTCCGAAGGTGACGGCGGTGGTGACGGGAGCCGACCTCGCCGCGAAGAACCTCGCGTGGATGCCGACGCTGTCCAACGACGTGCAGGCCGTGCTGGCCACCGACAAGGTGCGGTTCCAGGGCCAGGAGGTCGCATTCGTCATCGCCGAGGACCGCTATTCGGCCCGGGACGCGCTGGAACTGATCGACGTCGAGTACGACATGCTCGATCCTGTCGTCGACGCGCGGGCGGCGCTCGCGCCCGACGCGCCGGTGATCCGCGACGACCTCGACGGCAAGACGGACAATCACTGCTTCGACTGGGAGACAGGCGATGCCGCCGCGACCGAGGCCGTGTTCGCGAAGGCGGACGTGGTGGTGAAGCAGGAGATCGTCTATCCCCGGGTGCATCCGGCGCCGATGGAGACGTGCGGTGCGATCGCCGACATCGACCGGGTGTCCGGCAAGCTCACCCTGTACACCACGTCGCAGGCCCCGCACGCACACCGGACCGTGTACGCCCTCGTCTCGGGGATCCCGGAGCACAAGATCCGGGTGGTGTCCCCGGACATCGGCGGCGGTTTCGGCAACAAGGTGCCGATCTACCCGGGATACGTGTGCGCGATCGTCGCGTCGCTCGTGACGGGCAAACCGGTGAAGTGGATGGAGGACCGCAGCGAGAACCTGATGAGCACCGGGTTCGCCCGCGACTACATCATGGTCGGCGAGATCGCGGCGACCGCGGAGGGCAAGATGCTCGCGATCCGCACGAAGGTGCTGGCCGATCACGGGGCGTTCAACGGCACCGCGGCCCCGGTGAAATACCCCGCGGGCTTCTTCGGCGTGTTCACCGGCAGCTATGACATCGAGGCCGCGCACTGTGCGATGACGGCGGTCTACACGAACAAGGCGCCCGGCGGGGTGGCGTACGCCTGTTCGTTCCGTATCACCGAGGCCGTGTATCTGGTCGAGCGGCTCGTCGACTGCCTGGCGTTCGACCTGAAGATGGATCCGGCGGAACTGCGGCTGAAGAATCTGCTGAGGCCGGAACAGTTCCCGTACACCAGCAAGACCGGGTGGGTGTACGACTCGGGCGACTACGAGACCACCATGCGCAAGGCCATGGACATGATCGGCTACGACCACCTGCGGGAGGAGCAGAAGGAACGCCGCGACCGCGGTGAGCTGATGGGAATCGGCATGGCGTTCTTCACCGAAGCCGTCGGTGCCGGGCCCCGGAAAGACATGGACATTCTGGGACTGGGCATGGCCGACGGGTGCGAACTGCGGGTCCATCCCACGGGGAAGGCCGTCGTCCGGTTGTCGGTGCAAACCCAGGGGCAGGGCCACGAGACGACGTTCGCGCAGATCGTGGCGGAGGAACTCGGCATCCCGCCGGACGACATCGACGTGGTCCACGGCGACACCGACAACACGCCGTTCGGGCTCGGCACCTACGGCAGCAGGTCGACGCCGGTGTCCGGGGCGGCGGCCGCGCTGGTCGCCCGCAAGGTGCGGGACAAGGCGAAGATCATCGCGTCCGGGATGCTCGAGGCCTCGGTCGCGGACCTGGAGTGGGAGAAGGGTGAGTTCCATGTGAAGGGCGACCCGTCGGCGAAGGTGACCATCCAGGACATCGCGATGCGGGCGCACGGCGCAGGAGATCTGCCGGAGGGCATCGAAGGCGGGCTCGAGGCGCAGATCTGCTACAACCCCGAGAATCTGACGTACCCGTACGGCGCGTACTTCTGCGTCGTCGACGTCGATCCCGGTACTGCAGTGGTGAAGGTGCGGCGGTTCCTCGCCGTCGACGACTGCGGCACCCGCATCAACCCGATGATCATCGAGGGGCAGGTGCACGGCGGCATCGTCGACGGCATCGGCATGGCGCTGATGGAGATCATCGAATTCGACGAGGACGGCAACTGCCTCGGCGGGTCGCTGATGGACTACCTGATCCCCACCGCGCTGGAGGTCCCGAAACTCGAAACCGGCTTCACCGTCACCCCGTCGCCGCATCACCCGATCGGCGCCAAGGGCATCGGCGAATCAGCGACGGTCGGATCGCCGGCGGCCGTGGTGAACGCGGTCGTGGACGCGCTCGCGCCGTTCGGTGTGCGGCACGCCGACATGCCGCTCACCCCGTCCCGGGTGTGGGAGGCGATGCAGGGGCGTGCGACACCCCCGATCTGA